A genome region from Tolypothrix sp. PCC 7712 includes the following:
- a CDS encoding DUF1648 domain-containing protein yields MSNQRPVLVIPESQLLQIINWGALAGIVALFGIALHGWLTLPDTIPVHFGVDGRANGWGSKTVIWLLPIVGLFMYGMLTLINRYPHTFNYVVTITEENAFRQYQIACSMIVWLKFELVWLFAYIEWQMYNLATTENPTLGIWFGPVSVILIFATVAYWLSQSLMAR; encoded by the coding sequence AGCTATTGCAAATAATAAATTGGGGTGCGTTAGCAGGAATAGTGGCATTATTTGGCATCGCACTTCACGGTTGGTTAACATTACCCGATACGATACCAGTCCATTTTGGCGTTGATGGACGCGCTAACGGCTGGGGTAGCAAAACAGTTATCTGGTTGTTACCAATAGTGGGTTTATTTATGTATGGAATGCTGACATTGATCAACCGCTATCCCCATACTTTTAATTATGTAGTGACAATTACGGAAGAAAATGCATTTAGACAATATCAAATTGCTTGCTCAATGATCGTTTGGTTAAAGTTTGAATTAGTTTGGCTCTTTGCTTACATTGAATGGCAAATGTACAATCTCGCCACTACCGAAAATCCTACTTTAGGAATTTGGTTTGGCCCTGTGTCTGTAATATTGATATTTGCTACGGTTGCATATTGGTTAAGCCAATCTTTGATGGCTCGTTAA